The Desulfuromonas acetexigens genomic sequence ACCTCGACCACGCCGTTGGCGATCAGGGCCTGCCCCTTGTCGAAATCCATCATATCGTAAAGGGCGTCATAGAGGGGGCGCAGATAGGGGTTGACCTTTTCGGCCAGGTCGCCAGGGAGAAAACCGAGCTTCTCCCCCGCCTCCACCGCCGGCCGCACCAGCACGATGCGGCTGACTTCTTTTTTGGCCAGAAAAGAGACGGCCATGGCCATGGCCAGATAGGTCTTGCCGGTCCCCGCCGGACCGATGCCGAAGACCACGTCATGTTTGCGAATGGCGTCGACGTAGGCCTTCTGCGCCAGGCTCTTGGGAGCTATGACCTTCTTGCGGGTGGAAACGAAGATGGTGTCGAGAAAGATGTCGCGTAGATGAGCCCGGGAATCGGCAGAAAGGATGCGTGTCGCGTAATCGAGGTCGGCAGGCGACACCATATACCCGGCCTTGAGCAGGCCGTGGACTTCTTCGAAGAGGCGCCGGGCGAGAAGCACCTGGGCATCGTCCCCTTCGATGGTCAACTCGCTCCCGCGGGAGCCGACGCGCACCCCGAGCATCCGCTCAACGAGTTTAAGATTGCGGTTCTGCTGACCGAACAGCAGATTGGCCAATTGCGTGTCTTCAGCCTGAAAGTTGTCGCGCATGCGCTCCTGAATCAACCCTTGCCACAATAGCGGAATGCCTGAAAATAGAGGCAGACTTTAACATCTTCCCCAAGGCAAAGCAATTTCTTTCCCGGCCTCTTTCCCGGCCTGTGCTCTTGCGCCCGCACCACGGCGAAGGAAAAGAGGGTTTCAATTTTGGCATCTTGTGCTATAAGTAACCCGCCCGCCGGGGGCGAGGCGTTTTAACGCAACCTTTCATTCCTTGCAAGGGGGTCTTACATGAGCGAAATCATTGACATCTACGCCCGGGAAATTCTCGATTCGCGGGGCAATCCGACGGTTGAAGTCGAAGTCTTCCTCGAAAGCGGCGTTATGGGTCGCGCGGCGGTGCCGAGCGGCGCTTCCACCGGCGAGCGCGAGGCCCTGGAGCTGCGCGACGGCGACAAGTCCCGCTACCTGGGCAAAGGCGTACTCAAGGCGGTGGAGAACGTCAACGAAGTCATCGCCGAGGCGTTGATCGGCTGGGAAGCCTCCGATCAGGCCGGCATCGATCGCAAGCTCCTCGAGCTGGACGGCACCGAAGTCAAAAGCAACCTCGGCGCCAACGCCCTGCTCGGCGTCTCCATGGCCTGTGCCAAGGCCGCCGCCGAAGACGCGGGGCTGCCCCTCTATCAGTACATCGGCGGCGCCAACGCCAAGGAACTCCCCCTGCCGATGATGAACATCATCAACGGCGGCGCCCACGCCGACAACAACGTCGACATCCAGGAATTCATGATCATGCCCGCCGGCGCCGACTCCTTCAAGGAAGCGCTGCGCATGGGCGCGGAAATCTTCCATGCCCTCAAAAATGTGCTCAAGGCCAAGGGCTACAATACCGCCGTCGGCGACGAGGGCGGCTTCGCCCCCAACCTGAAGAGCAACGAGGAAGCCCTACAGGTGATCATGGAGGCGATCAAGGCCGCCGGCTACAAGCCGGGAGAAGACGTGCTGCTGGCGCTGGACGTGGCTTCCTCCGAACTTTTCAAGGATGGTAAATACCGCCTCGAAAACGAGAAACAGCCGGTCAAGACCGCCCAGGAGTTGGTCGATTTCTACGAGGATCTGGTCAACCGCTATCCGATCATCTCCATCGAAGACGGCATGGCGGAGAACGACTGGGATGGCTGGAAGCTGATGACCGACCGCCTCGGCAACAGAATCCAGATCGTCGGCGACGACCTCTTCGTTACCAACACCAAAATCCTCAAGCAGGGCATCGAAAAAGGGATCGCCAATTCGATCCTGATCAAGGTCAACCAGATCGGCACCCTCACCGAGACCCTGGAAGCCATCGAAATGGCCAAACGGGCCGGCTACACCTGCGTCATTTCCCACCGCAGCGGCGAAACCGAGGACACCACCATCGCCGACCTGGCGGTCGCGACCAACGCCGGCCAGATCAAGACCGGTTCCCTCTGCCGCACCGACCGCATCTGCAAATACAACCAGCTGCTGCGCATCGAGGACGAACTGGACGACGTCGCCCTCTTCAGCGGCAAGGACGTTTTCTACAACCTGCGCAAGCGCTAGTCCGCAAAATCCGCTTGACGAAAAAACCCGCCGGGAACTCCCGGCGGGTTTTTTCGTTTTCTGAAGACCGACGAAACAGGGCGACGACTCCTAGCCCTTCAGTCGCCGCAGATCCTCGATCACCTTGCGGCTCGCCTCGCGGCGCTGCTCCATGGCATCGAAGATGCGCCGGATCATGTCACTGACCGAGGCGACCGCCTCTTCGATGTTCTGGGTATTACTCTTCTGACGGTCGGTGGCCAGCGCCATGTCGTCCGTCATGTTCTTCACTTCCTCGATGGAATGAACGATGTTACGGGTGCCGTCGGCCTGTTCCCGCGAGGCCGTGGAGATATGGCTGGACATCTCGCCGACCCGTTCGATGGAGGCGGTAACCGACTCGACGCTGCGTGACACTTCCTGGGTCGCGCCGCGGATGTCCCGGGTCATGGCCATGGCCGTCCCGGCGCTGGAGAGAATCTGCCCGAGGGACTCGTCCATCCCTTCCCCGAGCACCATCCCCTCCTGCACCAGAGTGCGGGTCTTGGTGATGTGCGCCACCGACTCGCGGGTATAGTCCTGCAGTTCCTCGATGATGCGGGTGATGGCGCCGGTCGATTGGGCGGTTTCCTGGGAAAGGGCGCGCACCTCGTCGGCGACCACACCGAAGGAACGACCATGTTCGCCGGCCTGGGCGGCGATGATAGCGGCATTGAGAGCGAGCAGATTGGTCTTTTGCGTCACTTCGGTAATCACCGTGGTGATGGTGTTGATCTCCTCCCCCTTGAGGGACAGCAGTTCGATGGTCTTGACCGCCTCCTCGACCGCCTGGGAAATCCCCTGCAGACCAGCGATCACCCCGGTGACGGCACGGGCGCCGCTTTCCGCCTTGGCCTTGACCGTTTCGGACATTTCGTGGGAACGGGCGCCGCTCTCCTCCACCGACTTGATGGTGGCGGCGATCTCGGTCATGGCGGCGATGGAATTCTCCATAAAATCGGAGAGCTGGGCGAGATTGCCGGAAACCTGGTCGATGGAGACGGAAATCTCCCCGGCGGCGCTGCGGGTAGCATCGACCGCCTCACGCACCACATCGGCGGCGCTGGAAATATCGACGATCGCCTCGCTGGTCGACTCGGTGGCATCCTTCAGGGAGCGGTCGAGCCGTTCATGTTCGGTGCGGTACTTGCTGAATTCGGCGAAGGTATGCTCCAGCTCGCCGGTGAGGCTTTCCACCGCATCGAGCAGATTGAGCTTGTTCAGGCTCGAGGCGACCTGGTCGGCGAAGAGCTTGACCGTATCGACATCGGTATCGTCGAGGGCCTTGCGCTTGAGCTTGTTGTCGACGCCGAAAAGGCCGATCACCTCGTCGCGCACGATGATGGGGCAGAGGATGAAATTTTTCGAGCGCAGTTGGGGGATCTCGGAACAGGGGGGATGCAGATGAAACTCGGAAGGCATCCGGGCGATATCGTCGATCAAAATTACGCGCTTTTCCTCCACCGACTTATACAGAGCCCCGGCCCGCTCGTCGAGGGGCAGGCTGACGCCGGGGAGAACATCGCCGGCCCCGCGACTGGCGAGAAAATCGAGGCCGTCGCGGCGCTCGTTGACCATGAGGATGTTGACCCGGTCATAACCGAGGATCTCGTGCAGGCCGTTGGCGGCCAGGCGGAGGATTTCGGTGACGTTGACCGACTTCTGGATATGGGTGTTGATGGTGTGGAAATTCTTGAGGCTGTTGTTCAGATCGAGAAAACGCCGCTCGAAGTTCGCTTTCTGCTCGGCCACCGTGCGGTTGAGCTGGTCGAGGCTATGCGCCCGCTCCAGCACCTGCTGGGCGCCCCGGCCGATAAGAAAACCGGTGACGCCGAGAACGACGGCGGTCCCCGCTCCCATGTAGAGAAAGAGCGCCAATTGCTCGCTGCTGCCGGCCACCCCTTCGCGCACCTGTGCCCAGACCCCCTGGCCGTCCTGCCAGAAGAGCAACAGGCGCAACAACTGCCAGCCGATCGGCGCGCTGATCCCGAGGCACAGGCCGCAGATGCCGAACAGCCAGGACCGGTCGATTCCCGTCGCCGCGTTTTCCTTACTCATGCCCTACCCCCCTTGTGAATGCCCTTCCGTTTGTCTGCGTCTGCAAAAACAGCCTAGCCAGCCGCCAGCCGGGCGTCAACCATAACCGGATGCTTCGGTGATTTCGTCCCGCCCGAAAGGGGCTAGCGCCCGACCATGACGCCGAGATCTTCGGCGGTACGGATGAGTTCCCCCTCGGGATCGACCCGGTTCAGTTCCCCCACCGCTTCCTCAATGGCGACCGCTTCCACCCGCCGACCGCGCAGGGCGACCATCTGGCCGAAAGATCCCTGCTCCACCAACTCCACGGCCTTGGTGCCGAAACGGGAGCCGAGAATCCGGTCGAAGGGGGACGGTGTGCCGCCGCGCTGGACATGGCCGAGGACGACGGTGCGGGTTTCGATCTCCAGGCGCCGGGCAATCTCGGCAGCGACCCATTGGCCCATACCGCCAAGCCGTTCCACTCCCAGGTTCTGATCCGCCGTGAGTTGGACGATCTTCCCTCCGCCGGCGGGAAAGGCCCCCTCGGAGACGACGACGATGGAGAAACGGCTCCCCCGCTCCTTGCGGGCAAGAATCGCCTGGCAGACCTTCTCCATGTCGAAAGGGATTTCCGGGATGAGGATGACGTCGGCGCTGCCGGCGATCCCCGATTCGAGAGCGATCCAGCCGGCGTCCCGGCCCATGACCTCAACGACCATCACCCGGTTGTGGCTTTCCGCCGTGGTATGCAAGCGGTCAAGGGCTTCGGTCACAACGCCGACGGCGGTGTTGTAGCCGAAGGTGACGTCGGTGCCGCGCAGGTCGTTATCGATCGTCTTCGGCACCCCGACCACGGGCATCCCCTGGTCGTTCAGCTGCCGGGCTATCTTCAGGGTGCCGTCGCCGCCGACGGCAATCAGGGCTTCGGCCCCGACCTTGCGGAAGTTCTCCACCACCCGTCGGGAGACATCCATGAGCTTGACCTCGCCCCCTTCCTCGACTGGATAGGCGAAGGGGTTGCCGCGATTACTGGTGCCGAGGATGGTTCCCCCCCGGGGGAGAATCCCTTTGACCGCCGCCATATCCAGGGGAATGATGCGCGGCCCGTCGACCAGCCCGTCAAAACCGTCGGCAATCCCCAGCACCTTCCAGTTCCGCTTGAGTACCGCCGCCCGCACGACGCCGCGGATGACCGCATTCAGTCCTGGGCAGTCGCCGCCGCCGGTCAAAATCGCAATGGTTTTCATGGAGTTATCCTCCTCAGGTTAAAGTTGTTCGGAAAAGCCGGTCAAGGCCGCCGCGCCGAGGATTCCGGCCTCGTCGGCGAGTTGTCCGGGGACCACAACCAGCCGCCGGCCGGGCACGGCGAAGACATGCCGCCGCAGCTCCCGCAGGATGGCCGGATGCATGAGATCGAAACTGTCGACGGCACCACCGGCAATCACCGCGCCATCGAGATTGAGCAGATTGGCGATCCCGCCTAACACCTGCCCCAGATACCCCCCGGCTTCTTCCAGCACCGCCAGGGCCAGGGCGTCCCCCTGACGGGCCGCATCCCCCACTTGGCGGCTGGTCAGTTCGCCAGCGGCGATTTGCGCCAGCGCACTCGGCTCCCCGGCGGCGATCCGCTCCCGCGCCAGCACCGCCAGCGCCCGAGCCGAGGCATACTGTTCGAGACAGCCGCGATTGCCGCAGCCACAGGGACGGCCATCGGGAACGACGGTCCAGTGCCCCACTTCCCCGGCAGCGCCATCGGCTCCGAGCCAGAGCCGCCGGTCGAGCACCAGCCCACCGCCGACACCGGTACCCAGGGTCAGCCCGATAAAAGAGGAAAAATCCCGGCCCGCGCCGAAAAGGGCTTCCCCCCAGGCGATGGCGTTGGCGTCGTTGGCCACCACGACCGGCAACTGTAGCCGCTCGGCGAGATCGGCCGCCAAGGGACGACCATCGAGGGCGGGGAGATTGGGGGAGGTCGTCACCGTGCCGTCAAGAGCGATCAGCCCCGGCGCTCCCATGCCGACCGCCGTGACCTTCAGCCCCAGGGCTTGGCCTTGCCGCAGCAGTTCGTCGATCCCCCCGGCGAAGTCCTCCAACCAGGCGGCATAGTCGGCCCCCATCCGGGTCGGACGGCGAAGCAGCTCACCGATGCGCCCCTGCGGGCCGACCAGGGCAGCCCGGCAGTTGGTGCCGCCGAGATCGATGCCGACAGCCGCCGGTGTCACTTCGGCCCCCGCTGTTCCGTAGCGATGGCGAGACGGGCGAAACCGGTGACCTTGGCCAGATCCATCAACTCGACCACCTGCCCATGGCGCGCCTCCTTGTCGGCGAGAAGGAGGAAGGTCATCTGCTCGGTGCGCTCCTTGAACCCTTCGAGATGGCGGCGCAACGCGGCCGTGGTCACCTGGGTGTCGGCAAGAAAGATCTCCCCCTCCTTGGAGAGGTAAATCTTGACCTCCTCGGCCTCATCCTTGTCGCGCTGGGTCGAGGCCTCGGGGAGTTTGATGGAAAGACCCGGGGTTTCGATGAAGGTGGTGGAGATCATGAAGAAGATGAGCAGCAGGAAGACACAGTCGACCATTGGCGTCATGTCGACTTTCGGCTCCTCCCGCCCCCGGCGTTTACGGAGAAAACCCATGTCAGTTACCCAAAAGGTCGACAAGGCGCAGGCTGTATTCTTCCAGCTCCAGGGCGATGCGCTCCACCCGGCTGGTCAGATACTTGTGCAGCAGGATCGTCGGAATGGCGACGGAGAGCCCGGCCGCCGTGGTGATCAGCGCCTCGGAAATGCCGCCGCCGAGGGTCGCCGGGGTGCCGGCCCCTTGCACGGAAATGACGGTGAAGGCCTCGATCATGCCGAAGACCGTGCCGAGCAGACCGAGGAGCGGCGCGATGGTGGCGATGGTCCCCATCAGTCCCAGATATTTTTCCAGGGGGGCCGTTTCCCGGCTGCCGACCTCTTCGACCACGGTCTTGAGGTGGTCGCGGGTACGGCCGGCGGCGCGCAGAGCGGCGATAAAGATACGCGCCAGGGACGAGTCGTGACGCTGACAAACCACCAACGCCTCATCGATGTGCCCACGATGGGCCAGGCTCTCGATCTCGCGGGAAAGCTGTTCGATACCGCGCCGGGCCTGACGGAAAGTCCAGATCCGTTCGAGAAAAATGGCCAGCGCCATGACCGAACAGAGCAGGATCGGGTACATCAGGGGGCCGCCCTTTTGAAACAATTCCAACATGCCGAAAATATCCTTTCAAGGCCGCAGATAAATTCAAAAACCAGTTAATATTAGGATGTTTCAGACGGGGAATCAAGAAAAGCGTGGCACCCGTGCAGACAAATCGGGCGAAAAAGGGGCACAAAGCCAAGGGCAGGCGGCGATGGCAGGACGAAACCGCGAAAAAAAGTCCCGGGGTCAACCTGACGTGACGGCGGTCGGGCGTGTCGGCGCATGCCTGTCAGTCGATGGGAATGATCGACCCTGCGATGCGCTCGCCGATTTCCAATAGACCGACGGTGTGACGGGGGGCGTCCCGACGGTCGGTGGCGCTGCCGGGGTTGAAGAGCAGCAGCTCCCCAACCCGATGGCAGGCCGGGAGATGGCTGTGACCATAAATCAGGCAGTCGAGGGAAAGCCCCTGGAACTCGCGGCGCAGGCGCTCTTCAAGCTGAAAGGGTGAGCCCCAACCGTGGACCAGACCGATGCGGAAGCCCCCCAGGGTGAGGATTTTCTTGATGGGAACGCCGGCCACCGGAGCATCCATATTACCGCGTACGGCATGCATTTCCCGATCACCGAAAAGGTCGAGAAATTCGGGGAGGCCGACATCCCCGGCGTGAATGATCGTCGTCACGTCGGCGAAGCAGCCGGCGCAGAGCTTCTCGGCCAGCCGCGCCCCCTGGGCCAGGTTACGGATGTGGGTATCGGAAATCACGCCAACTTTCAGCATTATTAAAATCCTGAATTGAACGTCATGCGCCTCGCCAAAACCTGCCGAGTTGCCGAAGCCGGAAAAAAGACAAGAAACGATACGAAGAAAAACCGAAGGGATACGCCAGAAAAAAGCAAACAGGGTTTGAATTTGGCCGTTTCCCCTTGACAGGCCGAACCGGTCGGCTCTATTTTTACCTTTACTTTGACTAAAATTTCAAGAAAAGCAACAAGCGTTTAGCCCCCCGCCCGAAACGTGCGGGGAAAAACTCCCGTCCGACTGGAAAAGCCCGTTTCGTCAGGCTACTCTTATTAAACAACCCGCCATCTACCACCAGGGAGACAGATCACCATGTCGAAAAAACAAGAGGCGCTGGATTACCACAGCTCCGGCCGCAAAGGCAAGATCGAAGTCATCACCACCAAACCCTGCGCCACCAGCCGCGACCTGTCGCTGGCCTACAGCCCCGGGGTCGCCGAACCTTGCCTGGAAATCGAGAAAAACCCCGATGACGCCTACAAGTATACCGCCAAGGGCAATCTGGTGGCGGTCGTTTCCAACGGCACCGCCGTTCTCGGCCTGGGGGATATCGGCGCCCTCGCCGGCAAGCCGGTCATGGAAGGCAAGGGGGTTCTCTTCAAGCGCTTTGCCGACGTCGACGTCTTCGATATCGAACTCAACACCAAGGATTCGGACGAGATCATCCGCACCGTGAAGATCCTCGAACCGACCTTCGGCGGCATCAACCTGGAAGACATCAAAGGCCCCGAGTGCTTCTACATCGAGGAGAAGCTCAAGGAGATCATGGACATCCCGGTCTTCCACGACGACCAGCACGGCACCGCGATCATCGCCAACGCCGGGTTGCTCAACGCCCTGGAGACCGTCGGCAAGAAGATCGAGGAGATCAAGATCGTCGTCAACGGCGCCGGCGCCGCCGGCATCGCCTGCGCCCAGATGGCCCTGACCCTCGGCGCCGATCCGAAAAAGATGATTCTCTGCGACACCAAAGGGGTCATCTTCAACGGCCGCGGCGAGGGGATGAACCCCTACAAGCAGCGCTTCGCCACCGACCTTCCCTGCCGCACCCTGGAGGAAGCCATGGTCGATGCCGACGTCTTCTTCGGCGTCTCCTCCAAAGGCGCCCTGACCCCGGCCATGGTCAAATCGATGGCCAAAGATCCGATCATCTTCGCCATGGCCAACCCCGACCCGGAGATCACCCCCGACGAGGCCAAGGCGGTGCGCGGCGACGTCATCATCGGCACCGGCCGCAGCGACTACAACAACCAGGTCAACAACGTCCTCTGCTTCCCCTTCCTCTTCCGCGGCGCCCTCGACACCCACGCCCGCGCCATCAACGACGAAATGAAGATGGCGGCCTGCCTGGCCCTGGCCAAACTGGCCAAGGAAGACGTTCCCGACTCGGTGCGCAAGGCCTACGGCGGCGTCGACATCAAGTTCGGCCGCGAGTATCTCATTCCCAAACCCTTCGACCCCCGCGTCCTGCTGCACGTCGCCCCGGCGGTGGCCAAGGCGGCCATGGAGAGCGGCGTCGCCCGCTTGCCCATCGACGATCTCGACAAGTATCGCGAGCGCCTGGAAGCCCTGCAGGGACGCTCCAAGGAGATCATGCGCGTCCTCATCAACAAGGCCCGCTCCAATCCGAAGCGGGTGGTCTTTCCTGAGGGTGAAGAAGACAAGATTCTGCGCGCCGTGGCGATCATCCTCGACGAAGGGATCGCTGTTCCGATCCTCCTCGGCGACGTCGAGGTCATCCGCACCCGTGCCCGGGAACTGAACATCGACCTCGGCGAGACCGAGATCATCGATCCCCGGCAGTCGGAAAAAACCCCGGGCTACACCAATGAACTCTTCGCCCGCCGCCAGCGCAAGGGGGTGACGTTAGCCGAGGCGCGGCGCATGCTGCGCAACAACCGCAACTACTTCGGCGCCATGATGGTTGAAAAGGGGGACGCCGACACCATGCTCTCCGGCATCAACGCCCATTATCCCGACACCATCCGCCCGGCGTTGGAAATCATCGGCAAGAAAGACGGCCTTTCCCGGGTTCACGGTATGTACATGATGGTCACCAAGAAGGATGTCGTTTTCTTCGCCGACACCACCGTGACGATCGAGCCGACCGCCGAGGAACTGGCGGAAACCGCCATCCTGACGGCCGAGAAGGCCCGCCATTTCGAGATCGAACCGCGGGTGGCGATGCTCTCCTTCTCCAACTTCGGCAGCGCCGACCACCCCCTGACCCTCAACGTCAAGCGCGCCACCGCCCTGGTCAAGCAGCGCGCCCCCGAGCTGATCATCGACGGCGAAATGCAGGCCAACGTCGCTCTCGACCCCGACCTGGTCGAGCGCCAGTACCCCTTTTCCAAACTCAAGGGGAACGCCAACGTCTTCATCTTCCCCGACCTGCAATCGGGCAACATCTCCTACAAACTGCTGCATAAGCTCGGTGGCGCCGAGCAGGTCGGCCCCATTCTCATGGGGACGAAGAAGCCGATTCACGTGCTCCAGCGCGGCGACGACGTCGCCGACATCGTCAACATGGCCGCTGTCGCCGTAGTCGATGTGCAGGAAGAGGGATAATCGCTGCGATTCAGAAAGATACCGCAACGGGGGCGCCAGGCGCCCCCGTTTTTTTACCACCGCTTTCCCCTTCCCTGCCTCGGCCATTCCTGCTAAAATACGTGGATATTTTTTCAGGAGAAGCGCCCATGAAATACCTCAGTACCCGCGGCCGCGTCCGCAGTCTGTCCTTTAAAGATGCCGTGATGATGGGGCTGGCCGACGACGGCGGGCTGCTGCTGCCCGAGTCGATCCCGCAACTGACGCCGGGGGACATCGCCGCCCTGGAAATGCTCGACTATCCGGAGTTGGCCTTCCAGGTCCTCTCCCGTTTCGTCGGGGACATCCCCTCGGCCGACCTCAAGAGTCTCATCGACCGTTCCTACGCCAGCTTCACCCATCCCGACATCACCCCGGTGGTGCATCACAACGGCGTGCACATCCTCGAACTTTTTCATGGCCCGACCCTGGCTTTCAAGGATGTGGCACTGCAGTTTCTCGGCAATCTCTTCGAATACCTGCTCGCCGAGCGGGGCGAGAAGATGAACATTCTCGGCGCCACCTCCGGCGATACGGGGAGCGCCGCCATCTACGGTGTGCGTGGCAAAGAGAACATCAATATTTTCATCCTTCATCCCCACCGGAAGGTTTCGCCCATCCAGGAATTGCAGATGACCACGGTCACCGACCCCAATGTCTTCAACCTGGCGATTCGCGGCACCTTCGACGACGGTCAGCGCATCGTCAAAGAGATTTTCGGCGACCTCGACTTCAAGGCCAAGTATGCCCTGGGCGCGGTCAACTCCATCAACTGGGCGCGGGTGCTGGCCCAGGTCGTCTACTATTTCTATGCCTGGGGCCGGGTGCGTAAAAAGACCGATTGCCGGGAAATCTGTTTTTCGGTGCCGACGGGCAACTTCGGCGACATCTTCGCCGGCTTCATCGCCAAGAAGATGGGCCTGCCGATCCGTCGCCTGATTCTCGCCACCAACGAGAACAACATCCTCACCCGTTTCGTCCGCCAGGGGGATTACTCTATCGGCGCAGTGTCGCAGACCTACTCCCCCTCCATGGATATCCAGCTGGCGAGCAACTTCGAGCGCTACCTCTTCTACCTCTACGACGAGCAGAGCGGGCGGGTGCGTGACGCCATGAGCGAACTGGCCAGCACCGGCCGCCTCGCTTTCACCGCCGCTGAGCGGGAAAAGGTCGCTCAGAATTTCTTCGCCCAGGCCGTTTCCAACGCCGAGACCCTGGAAACCATCCGCGACTTCCACGGCAAGACCGGCTACCTGCTCGATCCGCACACCGCCGTCGGCGTCCGCGCCGCTCTCGACCTCGGCGACGGGCAAACCCCGACGGTCTGCCTGGCCACCGCCCATCCCGCCAAGTTCGGTGAGGCGGTACAGTTGGCGATCGGCCAGGAGCCAACCCGCCCCGCCTCCCTGGCGGGAATCGAAGACCGTGAAAAGCGCTGCGAGACCATCGATGCC encodes the following:
- a CDS encoding PhoH family protein; this encodes MRDNFQAEDTQLANLLFGQQNRNLKLVERMLGVRVGSRGSELTIEGDDAQVLLARRLFEEVHGLLKAGYMVSPADLDYATRILSADSRAHLRDIFLDTIFVSTRKKVIAPKSLAQKAYVDAIRKHDVVFGIGPAGTGKTYLAMAMAVSFLAKKEVSRIVLVRPAVEAGEKLGFLPGDLAEKVNPYLRPLYDALYDMMDFDKGQALIANGVVEVAPLAFMRGRTLNDAFVILDEAQNTTTEQMKMFLTRLGFGSRAVITGDVTQIDLPTGRRSGLVEATEVLRGVEGIVFNYFSDRDVVRHPIVQTIIQAYERHRPAAGESLTPSSSNSPT
- the eno gene encoding phosphopyruvate hydratase gives rise to the protein MSEIIDIYAREILDSRGNPTVEVEVFLESGVMGRAAVPSGASTGEREALELRDGDKSRYLGKGVLKAVENVNEVIAEALIGWEASDQAGIDRKLLELDGTEVKSNLGANALLGVSMACAKAAAEDAGLPLYQYIGGANAKELPLPMMNIINGGAHADNNVDIQEFMIMPAGADSFKEALRMGAEIFHALKNVLKAKGYNTAVGDEGGFAPNLKSNEEALQVIMEAIKAAGYKPGEDVLLALDVASSELFKDGKYRLENEKQPVKTAQELVDFYEDLVNRYPIISIEDGMAENDWDGWKLMTDRLGNRIQIVGDDLFVTNTKILKQGIEKGIANSILIKVNQIGTLTETLEAIEMAKRAGYTCVISHRSGETEDTTIADLAVATNAGQIKTGSLCRTDRICKYNQLLRIEDELDDVALFSGKDVFYNLRKR
- a CDS encoding methyl-accepting chemotaxis protein; its protein translation is MSKENAATGIDRSWLFGICGLCLGISAPIGWQLLRLLLFWQDGQGVWAQVREGVAGSSEQLALFLYMGAGTAVVLGVTGFLIGRGAQQVLERAHSLDQLNRTVAEQKANFERRFLDLNNSLKNFHTINTHIQKSVNVTEILRLAANGLHEILGYDRVNILMVNERRDGLDFLASRGAGDVLPGVSLPLDERAGALYKSVEEKRVILIDDIARMPSEFHLHPPCSEIPQLRSKNFILCPIIVRDEVIGLFGVDNKLKRKALDDTDVDTVKLFADQVASSLNKLNLLDAVESLTGELEHTFAEFSKYRTEHERLDRSLKDATESTSEAIVDISSAADVVREAVDATRSAAGEISVSIDQVSGNLAQLSDFMENSIAAMTEIAATIKSVEESGARSHEMSETVKAKAESGARAVTGVIAGLQGISQAVEEAVKTIELLSLKGEEINTITTVITEVTQKTNLLALNAAIIAAQAGEHGRSFGVVADEVRALSQETAQSTGAITRIIEELQDYTRESVAHITKTRTLVQEGMVLGEGMDESLGQILSSAGTAMAMTRDIRGATQEVSRSVESVTASIERVGEMSSHISTASREQADGTRNIVHSIEEVKNMTDDMALATDRQKSNTQNIEEAVASVSDMIRRIFDAMEQRREASRKVIEDLRRLKG
- a CDS encoding MotA/TolQ/ExbB proton channel family protein — translated: MLELFQKGGPLMYPILLCSVMALAIFLERIWTFRQARRGIEQLSREIESLAHRGHIDEALVVCQRHDSSLARIFIAALRAAGRTRDHLKTVVEEVGSRETAPLEKYLGLMGTIATIAPLLGLLGTVFGMIEAFTVISVQGAGTPATLGGGISEALITTAAGLSVAIPTILLHKYLTSRVERIALELEEYSLRLVDLLGN
- a CDS encoding 6-phosphofructokinase, translating into MKTIAILTGGGDCPGLNAVIRGVVRAAVLKRNWKVLGIADGFDGLVDGPRIIPLDMAAVKGILPRGGTILGTSNRGNPFAYPVEEGGEVKLMDVSRRVVENFRKVGAEALIAVGGDGTLKIARQLNDQGMPVVGVPKTIDNDLRGTDVTFGYNTAVGVVTEALDRLHTTAESHNRVMVVEVMGRDAGWIALESGIAGSADVILIPEIPFDMEKVCQAILARKERGSRFSIVVVSEGAFPAGGGKIVQLTADQNLGVERLGGMGQWVAAEIARRLEIETRTVVLGHVQRGGTPSPFDRILGSRFGTKAVELVEQGSFGQMVALRGRRVEAVAIEEAVGELNRVDPEGELIRTAEDLGVMVGR
- a CDS encoding ROK family protein produces the protein MTPAAVGIDLGGTNCRAALVGPQGRIGELLRRPTRMGADYAAWLEDFAGGIDELLRQGQALGLKVTAVGMGAPGLIALDGTVTTSPNLPALDGRPLAADLAERLQLPVVVANDANAIAWGEALFGAGRDFSSFIGLTLGTGVGGGLVLDRRLWLGADGAAGEVGHWTVVPDGRPCGCGNRGCLEQYASARALAVLARERIAAGEPSALAQIAAGELTSRQVGDAARQGDALALAVLEEAGGYLGQVLGGIANLLNLDGAVIAGGAVDSFDLMHPAILRELRRHVFAVPGRRLVVVPGQLADEAGILGAAALTGFSEQL
- a CDS encoding ExbD/TolR family protein yields the protein MGFLRKRRGREEPKVDMTPMVDCVFLLLIFFMISTTFIETPGLSIKLPEASTQRDKDEAEEVKIYLSKEGEIFLADTQVTTAALRRHLEGFKERTEQMTFLLLADKEARHGQVVELMDLAKVTGFARLAIATEQRGPK
- a CDS encoding metallophosphoesterase family protein, with amino-acid sequence MLKVGVISDTHIRNLAQGARLAEKLCAGCFADVTTIIHAGDVGLPEFLDLFGDREMHAVRGNMDAPVAGVPIKKILTLGGFRIGLVHGWGSPFQLEERLRREFQGLSLDCLIYGHSHLPACHRVGELLLFNPGSATDRRDAPRHTVGLLEIGERIAGSIIPID